One genomic segment of Helianthus annuus cultivar XRQ/B chromosome 14, HanXRQr2.0-SUNRISE, whole genome shotgun sequence includes these proteins:
- the LOC110908183 gene encoding WEB family protein At1g75720 has translation MSRSEIDTSAPFKSVKEAVALFGEKVLAGELSANKRKEKNEEKVPGPVIIELEETKQRLEQAQEDRMLMATCLSSLQQELERTKCELQQLKESSNIVEEDVKFIQDVEVNTSHSGVEFQKKRYVTFAKPPSVEQVMIQSCDATVLERQPSLKKKKKKPLIPMIGGIFTRKKNIIQV, from the exons ATGAGCCGATCCGAGATCGACACCAGCGCCCCATTCAAGTCCGTGAAAGAGGCGGTTGCCCTCTTCGGTGAGAAGGTTCTCGCTGGCGAACTTTCTGCCAACAAACGCAAAGAG AAAAATGAAGAGAAAGTTCCTGGCCCGGTCATCATAGAATTAGAGGAAACCAAGCAAAGACTCGAGCAGGCTCAAGAAGATCGAATGCTAATGGCAACATGTCTCTCTTCTCTACAACAAGAGCTCGAACGCACCAAATGTGAGTTGCAACAACTTAAAGAGAGCTCAAATATCGTTGAGGAGGATGTTAAGTTCATACAAGACGTTGAAGTGAATACAAGTCATTCTGGGGTCGAGTTTCAGAAGAAGAGGTACGTGACATTTGCAAAGCCGCCTTCAGTTGAACAAGTTATGATCCAGTCTTGTGATGCAACGGTGTTGGAAAGGCAACCCTctttgaagaagaagaaaaagaagccATTGATCCCGATGATAGGTGGGATTTTTACCCGAAAGAAAAATATAATCCAAGTTTAA